In the Nicotiana tabacum cultivar K326 chromosome 16, ASM71507v2, whole genome shotgun sequence genome, one interval contains:
- the LOC107828189 gene encoding pathogen-related protein-like — protein MESIVGGGNKYRDYLSEEEVKNTKWRNGPPTYDVVDKLFEEERTHVWPEGSLEEKVQRLLKTWEMEMVHKTDPNDFKTVDPKVYTKSVNGRKGLTPEENAKLGGGYNTFLQTSLPESVRVYNPDEETFESSQKIFRSIFLRGFAIEILHVYSGPPEIVYKFRHWGHMEGPFKGHAATGELVELFGIGTFELDKESNKIVKAEMFFDRGELLGGLVKGESNGELALASSKCPFMK, from the exons ATGGAAAGTATAGTAGGAGGAGGAAACAAATACAGAGATTACTTGAGTGAAGAAGAGGTCAAAAACACAAAATGGAGAAATGGCCCTCCTACCTATGATGTTGTTGACAagctttttgaagaagaaagaactcAT GTATGGCCTGAAGGATCACTTGAAGAGAAAGTGCAGAGGCTATTGAAGACTTGGGAAATGGAAATGGTCCACAAGACAGATCCTAATGACTTCAAAACTGTTGATCCAAAAGTATACACAAAGAGTGTCAATG GCAGGAAAGGGTTGACACCAGAAGAAAATGCAAAACTTGGTGGTGGCTATAATACATTCCTTCAAACGTCATTGCCAGAGAGTGTTCGAGTCTACAACCCTGATGAGGAAACATTTGAATCATCACAGAAAATTTTCAGATCCATATTTTTACGAGGATTCGCGATTGAAATCCTACATGTTTATTCAGGACCACCAGAAATAGTGTACAAATTTAGGCATTGGGGTCACATGGAAGGTCCATTTAAAGGGCATGCTGCTACTGGTGAACTTGTAGAGCTCTTTGGGATTGGCACTTTTGAA TTGGACAAAGAGAGTAACAAGATCGTTAAGGCAGAGATGTTCTTTGACAGAGGAGAATTGCTTGGAGGCCTGGTGAAAGGAGAAAGCAATGGTGAATTGGCATTGGCTTCTTCAAAATGTCCTTTCATGAAATAA